The genomic segment GCGCTCTACGCCATACAAACCCACCAGCGAATCTCGCGAGAGATCGGGGTAATCTGCCGGATTTTGGATCGGACCGACAAAACCGACGCTTTGGGCGGCAAGGTTTCCCGCAAAGTAGAAGCGCGAGTTTTGCCGACGGTATTCCAGCAAACAGACTTGATCCAGCGAGGGACGCAAGGCGTTGTAATCTGGCTCGCTGAGAATCCCAATGGTGTAGCCGTTATCCAGCCCAGTAAAGGCTTTGTATTTTTCGAGATCGGGGCGGTAAAGCCGAAAGACACTGGCAAGGCGGTTAAAGCATTCGTCGGGGTTGTTTGTTGGGTAGCTGCGGGTCAGCAGGCGCACGGCAATGTTCGTCACGCCATCTTGGGCAATCAGGCGGTTATAGCGATCATAGATTGTCCCACGCGGGGCGCGAACACGGCTGAGGGCAAGGGTAGCCCCGCCCGCCATCCCCTCAAAAATATCCATCGTACTCCATGTCACCCGCCAGCCACGCGGGGTAACAATCAGACGCATGGTGCGATCCATGTCGGAAAATTCGCCCAACGTGGAGGAGACAAAGGTCATGTCATAGCTGACGATGATTGTCGTTCCCTGCTGCTGTGTCCGATCGGCATGGAGTGTGTAACGTTTCGCCTTTTCTGGGACAAGCTGCACCGTTTTTTCCGCCGCCGTGTACGCCTCACGGAACGCTTCGCGGCTGGTGATCTGGCTGCGCGGGGTGATCAGGGTATACATTGCATCGTAATCCCCCGCTATCCACCCATCCAAAAAGGCGCGGGCAACGTTTTCCGCCTCGGCAAGGGTCAGAACTGGTGTGGCGTTGGCGGCATTTGGCGGGGGAGGAGGCGTGTCATTGCAAGCGGCTACGGTCATAAGCAGCGCAAAAAAAATGACCCAATAGCGTGTGTGGCGCTCAGCGATTCTCATCATCACCTTCTATTGTCGCGCTTGGCTGCTGGACTTCGGTTGCCGCCAACAAATCGAGGATATGCTGCCCACGAATGAGGACACGGCGCATCCCCGGCGGTTGGCTAACCCGCAGGGCGCGGGCGGTGATCAGCCGCTTGACAGTGCTGAGGCTGACGTTCAAAATTTCAGCGACTTCCTCGCGGGAGTAGACGCGATTCGGCTCAATGACAGGGCGTTTGGTATGGTGGATCATGACGTAGATTATCCTATGCAGAAGTCCTCAAAACAATGAACGCGAGATGAATAACGACGGGGAAAACATAATCGTCCTAAGTACCTATCCGTAAATTATAGGTAAAGTTTAGGGCAACCCCTCACGACCCTTTTTCTGATGGTATTCAGGGAGAGATGCGGTGTTTGCCAAAGGCATCTTTCTCAGCACTGCCGCAATTACACACCAAACCCCAATTTGCGGATAGGCTTCTAAAATAAAGCCGTAACCAATGGATACAAGACCTTCCGCCGGAATGCTATAATGCGCTAGATTCTGACCGACACAGGAATGTACCATGAAAACTATTTTGGTCACGGGCGGAGCGGGGTTTATCGGGAGCGCTTTTGTGCGCCATATGGTGGCGACCTACCCGCACTACCGGATCATCGTCCTTGATAAGCTGACCTACGCGGGCAATATGGATAACCTGCTCCCTGTCAGCGATGAAGAAAACTATGCCTTTCGGCGCGGGGATATTGCCGATCATGCCACCGTCCGCCACATTTTAGCGACGGATGGCATTGATACGATTGTCAACTTCGCTGCTGAATCCCATGTGGATCGCAGCATCCTTGACCCCGACGCCTTTATCAAAACGGATGTCGTTGGCGTTTATGTGCTGCTGGAAGAAGCGCGGAAGGCGGGTATTCAGCGCTTCCACCACGTTAGTACGGATGAAGTCTATGGCTCAATCCCTGAAGGGTTCTTCAAAGAAGGCGATCCGCTTGAGCCGAACAGCCCGTATTCAGCCAGCAAAGCCGGCGGCGAGATGATGATCCGCGCTTACCATGTGACCTACGGCATGACGACGACCATCACGCGGGGGAGCAACACCTACGGGGAATATCAGTACCCCGAAAAAATGCTGCCCTTGTTCATCACCGAGGCAATTGATGATCGCCCTCTCCCTGTCTATGGCGATGGGATGCAGGTGCGCGACTGGCTGCACGTTGATGATCACTGTCGGGCGATTGATCTCGTCTTACACAAAGGAA from the Anaerolineales bacterium genome contains:
- the rfbB gene encoding dTDP-glucose 4,6-dehydratase, with the protein product MKTILVTGGAGFIGSAFVRHMVATYPHYRIIVLDKLTYAGNMDNLLPVSDEENYAFRRGDIADHATVRHILATDGIDTIVNFAAESHVDRSILDPDAFIKTDVVGVYVLLEEARKAGIQRFHHVSTDEVYGSIPEGFFKEGDPLEPNSPYSASKAGGEMMIRAYHVTYGMTTTITRGSNTYGEYQYPEKMLPLFITEAIDDRPLPVYGDGMQVRDWLHVDDHCRAIDLVLHKGTPGEIYNVGGENERHNLEVTKRVLSLLGKPETLIRYVTDRPGHDRRYALTCEKIRGLGWRQSASFEELLEKTVRWYQANEWWWRKIKTGEYLAYYKQQYADRLANAAQG
- a CDS encoding helix-turn-helix domain-containing protein, coding for MIHHTKRPVIEPNRVYSREEVAEILNVSLSTVKRLITARALRVSQPPGMRRVLIRGQHILDLLAATEVQQPSATIEGDDENR